Proteins co-encoded in one Centropristis striata isolate RG_2023a ecotype Rhode Island chromosome 24, C.striata_1.0, whole genome shotgun sequence genomic window:
- the LOC131962573 gene encoding augurin-A-like, with the protein MLVPSESRQARPQEPQAGPQVVQAAPHQANGFLDRLRRPRRNIWDRSRPDVQQWILQFMSLGYDEARLEADLSYWMDQRRSSDQGRQHHYDENAAVGPQDASSYRHGANVNYDYY; encoded by the exons ATGCTCGTCCCCTCAG AGAGCAGACAGGCGAGGCCCCAGGAGCCGCAGGCGGGGCCCCAGGTGGTGCAGGCGGCCCCCCATCAGGCCAACGGGTTCCTGGACAGACTACGGAGGCCCAGGAGGAACATCTGGGACCGCAGCAGGCCAGATGTTCAGCAGTGGATCCTGCAGTTCATGAGCCTGGGCTACGATGAGGCT agaCTAGAGGCGGACCTCTCCTACTGGATGGACCAACGGCGTTCCTCGGATCAGGGGCGTCAGCATCACTACGATGAGAACGCCGCCGTCGGGCCGCAGGACGCCTCGTCCTACAGACACGGAGCCAACGTCAACTACGACTATTATTGA